From a region of the Suncus etruscus isolate mSunEtr1 chromosome 11, mSunEtr1.pri.cur, whole genome shotgun sequence genome:
- the ALPK3 gene encoding alpha-protein kinase 3, with amino-acid sequence MGSRRGPGRAWGSRSGPVADSEDEGPVWTPGPASRSYLLSVRPETSPPQQALRHTGEVQPLLAISRIDLGAGKVPCNRNLFLHKTRMVPESWGALTIFLYALILFPHPCCGVFPGMGAFLPPKASSGCRGNGPEAIGSGLGWALGFRSAGVRLRGPFANPRQLGPFNSKVQSGRVAPWPWIWPRRHRPHGSIRSSCLAPPAAGSLTPAPEEAKKSVKAPSSSTPKALRLLLLLGSQASAPGGLGVGRAAPPPALSPLGSTFCSIIAQLTEETQPVFETTLKSRAVSEDSDVRFTCVVTGYPEPEVTWYKDDTELDRYCGLPKYQITRQGKCHTLQLYRCQEDDAAIYQASAHNSKGIVSCSGVLEVGTMTEYKIHQRWFAKLKRKAVAKMREMEQNWRQGHAPVGEADALRGLSPDRFQRKRRLSGAGVPPESGKEGQVGPPTAEPGPVLNHSERTPNGEAAPKNGEDGEPGLLSYICEAMERGSQRAPQKESTAKKKKKVERPKPAGKRPEMEALVRSPPKTSENSVSYMNEADSHGLLGPGATVELAQSQPGGRTAHGPGSPGAVGAKISVSGTPGQSQDAPSPGPSKVVYFSLKDLYAESTQISGPPREEEPPLGKPPGQATNVLGQPPRLFNRKRFAPPKAQGKAQLQAAGTPTPPARHRHSSALQGPAGASGEAPASQTTQASSPRADRREEVGPAGHGAPESQVSPEPTDTAAQREESSPAGHGVGGLQSTHRQSAGQEEVGSRGERTPVNDEASKERDRPKEKVEAQGRPETRVERMQEKKWIQEDRQTQGDKQMQEERQMQEDRQSQGDRQIQEDRRLQKGRYMEADGKMEEDGCMEEDRQTQEDRQMQEDRTQDNRKTQEDGVLQLDKLEGGSFPAAKDSQPGSGSLSDLSWQPRRPTVEVSGPSEPTPAVSTVGERPGVLLASEVAPAPGDQEVVGLDVSCEDGLKPTGQVTQLDGSCLTPGTVPCVAGSDHIPAVLTPGVSIPTSLHPSSAAAIPPSGNRALMGPAPTSPPKPPRKSQSWAASAASSEGAHEETQGVDEASPGPRSCDPGLIDSLKNYLLLLLQLSGAEQSGGSLAPPASLVPTVEVAGLSPRTSRRILEHAGSDHLVQSAQTLLLTPRTSRRITGLLEREVEALDAARGSSTSLSVPAIVVGEESRGLGTGAPGKGTPQGPTPQESPATPLRPEGDLWGPLPVQSSSPVAPEAQAGIPAATAQELALGARPKRLVPKARAAGDGEVPRSKDRDRDRDRDSPTVSPREARKHLAPGSPGREKRSPTQVRRASLLEVPRAGEETPPAEPEAEPACKEGKQDGPAQPSKASDPLKAPQVIRKIRAEAFPDASGSLKLWCQFFNILSDSVLTWTKDQCPVGAADRSAGDEGPAALAIVRASGVDCGLYRCEIRNQHGAASTDFTLSPEVLSGFISREEGEVGEEIEMTPMVFAKGLADSGCWGDKLFGRLASEELRGQGRGLGLQKASQAKVIYGLEPIFESGRTCVLKVASLLVFGPGGETSLLGRNYDVTIQGCKIQNMSREYCKIFAAEARAVPGFGEVPEIIPLYLIYRPANNIPYATLEEDLGGPLETHCCRHWTSAATPQGSEAAHKCQTFQHWLFQWTNGGFLVTDLAGVGWKMTNVQIATKLRGYQGLKDCCAPALLDQFVASHRCSPFCTMLGLQPLKAPEPAHALGKAKGSKSPSSGRKGPQLSPQPQKRGPPSPQGLKKIPKARPQPPEPSTTQPPPVLSPHRLLTPFEVAARGLLALYLQDWGLASSLEVETGKGSDVSFSAQPPKLEPLETRDPGGPLEKGGGSIVLSAQGCLYGKAYPHLSLSPARVGNGEPS; translated from the exons ATGGGGTCACGCAGGGGCCCCGGCAGGGCTTGGGGCTCGCGCTCAGGGCCGGTGGCGGACAGCGAGGATGAAGGGCCGGTGTGGACGCCAGGGCCTGCCAGTCGCAGTTACCTGCTCAGTGTGCGGCCCGAGACCAG TCCCCCACAACAGGCTCTGAGACACACTGGAGAGGTCCAGCCCCTCCTTGCCATCAGCCGCATTGACCTTGGAGCTGGGAAGGTTCCGTGTAACCGGAACCTGTTTCTGCATAAAACTCGAATG GTGCCAGAGAGCTGGGGGGCTCTCACCATCTTCCTGTATGCTCTCATCCTTTTCCCTCACC CGTGTTGTGGGGTGTTTCCAGGAATGGGGGCATTTCTTCCACCAAAGGCCAGTAGTGGCTGCCGTGGGAATGGCCCTGAGGCCATTGGCTCCGGGCTGGGCTGGG CTCTTGGTTTCAGATCCGCCGGTGTCCGGCTGCGAGGTCCCTTTGCTAACCCTCGGCAGCTGGGTCCTTTTAATAGCAAGGTCCAGAGTGGCCGCGTCGCCCCATGGCCCTGGATCTGGCCTCGCAGGCACCGGCCTCACGGCTCCATTCGCTCTTCTTGCTTAGCTCCCCCGGCGGCCGGCAGCCTCACCCCAGCCCCGGAAG AGGCCAAGAAGTCAGTGAAGGCCCCTAGCTCCAGCACCCCCAAGGCTCTGCGGCTTCTTCTACTCTTGGGCTCACAGGCCAGTGCCCCAG GAGGCCTTGGCGTGGGGagagctgcccccccccccgccctgtCCCCGCTGGG AAGTACCTTCTGCTCCATCATCGCGCAGCTCACAGAGGAGACGCAGCCAGTGTTTGAGACGACGCTCAAGTCTCGGGCAGTGTCCGAGGACAGCGATGTCAGGTTCACCTGCGTCGTCACAG GGTACCCAGAACCAGAGGTGACTTGGTACAAGGATGACACTGAGCTGGACCGCTACTGTGGCTTGCCCAAGTACCAGATCACTCGGCAGGGCAAGTGCCACACGCTGCAGCTCTACCG GTGCCAAGAGGACGATGCTGCCATCTACCAGGCGTCCGCACACAACTCCAAGGGCATCGTGTCGTGCTCAGGTGTCCTGGAGGTGGGTACCATGACGGAATACAAGATCCACCAGCGCTGGTTCGCCAAACTCAAGCGCAAGGCAGTGGCCAAGATGAGGGAGATGGAGCAGAACTGGCGGCAGGGCCACGCACCGGTGGGCGAGGCGGATGCCCTGCGTGGGCTCAGCCCCGATCGCTTCCAGCGCAAGCGGCGGCTCAGTGGGGCCGGGGTGCCCCCGGAGTCAGGCAAAGAGGGGCAGGTGGGGCCCCCCACAGCTGAGCCAGGCCCAGTGCTGAACCACAGCGAGCGGACGCCCAACGGTGAAGCTGCCCCCAAGAACGGCGAGGACGGAGAGCCGGGTCTGCTGAGCTACATCTGTGAGGCCATGGAGCGGGGTTCCCAGAGAGCACCCCAGAAGGAGTCTACtgccaagaagaagaagaaagtggagAGGCCAAAGccggctgggaagaggccagagaTGGAGGCGCTAGTGCGGAGCCCCCCGAAAACCTCAGAAAACTCTGTCTCCTACATGAACGAGGCAGACTCCCACGGGCTGCTGGGACCTGGGGCCACTGTGGAGTTAGCTCAGTCCCAACCTGGAGGCAGGACTGCTCACGGGCCGGGCAGCCCTGGGGCAGTGGGTGCCAAGATATCAGTTTCTGGCACCCCTGGGCAGTCTCAGGATGCCCCAAG CCCAGGCCCCAGCAAGGTCGTGTATTTCTCCCTGAAGGACTTGTATGCCGAAAGCACCCAGATCTCAGGGCCTCCAAGGGAAGAGGAGCCACCTCTTGGAAAACCCCCTGGCCAGGCCACcaatgtcctgggtcagcctcccaGGCTCTTCAACAGGAAGAGATTTGCCCCCCCCAAAGCCCAAG GGAAGGCCCAGCTGCAGGCTGCCGGCACCCCCACGCCTCCTGCCCGGCACAGACACAGCAGCGCCCTCCAGGGCCCAGCAGGGGCTTCAGGAGAG GCCCCTGCGTCCCAGACCACTCAGGCTTCTTCTCCGAGGGCCGATCGCCGGGAGGAGGTGGGCCCCGCAGGTCACGGTGCTCCTGAAAGTCAGGTTTCCCCAGAACCCACAGACACAGCAGCCCAGCGGGAAGAGTCGAGTCCCGCTGGCCATGGGGTTGGAGGTCTGCAGAGCACACATAGGCAAAGTGCAGGGCAGGAGGAAGTGGGGTCCAGGGGGGAGAGGACCCCAGTGAATGATGAGGCCTCCAAAGAGAGAGACAGGCCCAAGGAGAAGGTGGAGGCCCAGGGAAGGCCAGAGACACGAGTGGAGAGGATGCAGGAAAAGAAGTGGATACAGGAAGACAGACAGACTCAGGGAGACAAACAGATGCAGGAAGAGAGACAGATGCAGGAAGATAGACAGTCACagggagacagacagatacaGGAAGACAGAAGGCTGCAGAAAGGTAGATATATGGAGGCAGATGGAAAGATGGAGGAAGATGGATGCATGGAGGAAGACAGACAGACGCAGGAAGACAGACAGATGCAGGAAGACAGGACACAGGACAATAGAAAGACACAGGAAGATGGAGTGCTACAGCTGGATAAGCTGGAAGGAGGGAGTTTTCCAGCTGCCAAGGACAGTCAGCCAGGGTCAGGCTCATTGAGTGATCTTAGCTGGCAGCCCAGACGACCTACTGTGGAGGTGTCTGGACCCTCTGAGCCAACGCCTGCGGTGTCCACAGTCGGCGAGAGGCCCGGTGTCCTCCTGGCCTCTGAGgtggctccagcccctggggaCCAGGAGGTGGTAGGACTGGACGTCTCCTGTGAGGATGGTCTGAAGCCAACTGGACAGGTCACACAGCTGGATGGCAGCTGCCTGACACCCGGGACTGTACCGTGTGTGGCAGGGAGTGACCATATCCCCGCTGTCCTCACCCCAGGTGTGTCCATCCCCACTAGCTTACACCCCAGCTCAGCAGCTGCCATCCCACCCTCTGGAAACCGGGCCTTAATGGGTCCTGCTCCCACCTCACCCCCGAAGCCCCCGAGAAAGAGCCAGTCCTGGGCCGCCAGTGCGGCCAGCAGTGAAGGAGCTCACGAGGAGACCCAGGGTGTGGACGAGGCGTCCCCCGGCCCTCGGAGCTGTGACCCGGGTCTCATCGATTCCCTGAAGAAttacctgctgctgctgctgcagctgtCGGGGGCCGAGCAGAGTGGGGGATCCTTGGCACCCCCTGCCAGCCTGGTGCCCACGGTGGAGGTGGCTGGCCTGAGCCCGCGCACGTCGCGGCGGATCCTGGAGCACGCAGGGAGCGACCACCTGGTTCAGAGCGCACAGACGCTGCTGCTCACCCCAAGAACGTCAAGGCGCATCACTGGCCTCCTGGAGCGTGAGGTGGAGGCACTAGATGCTGCCAGGGGCTCTAGCACCAGCCTCTCAGTCCCAGCTATCGTGGTGGGCGAGGAAAGCCGTGGGCTGGGTACTGGGGCCCCCGGCAAGGGCACCCCACAGGGGCCTACCCCTCAGGAGAGCCCTGCGACCCCACTACGGCCAGAGGGAGACCTGTGGGGACCCCTTCCAGTCCAGAGCAGCTCCCCTGTGGCCCCCGAGGCTCAGGCCGGTATCCCCGCAGCCACGGCACAGGAGCTGGCACTTGGGGCTCGGCCCAAACGATTAGTCCCCAAGGCCAGAGCCGCAGGAGATGGAGAGGTGCCGAGatccaaagacagagacagagacagagatagagacagccCCACCGTGTCCCCCCGTGAGGCCAGGAAGCACCTGGCACCCGGTTCCCCAGGCCGGGAGAAGCGATCCCCAACGCAGGTCCGCAGAGCCAGCTTGCTGGAGGTGCCTCGGGCTGGAGAGGAAACACCACCGGCAGAGCCTGAAGCCGAGCCAGCCTGCAAAGAGGGCAAACAGGACGGCCCGGCCCAGCCCAGCAAAGCCAGTGACCCGCTAAAAG CCCCTCAGGTAATTCGGAAGATCCGAGCGGAAGCCTTTCCGGATGCTTCCGGCAGCCTGAAACTCTGGTGTCAGTTTTTCAACATCCTCAGTGACTCAGTGCTGACCTGGACCAAGGACCAGTGCCCAGTGGGGGCGGCCGACAGGAG TGCAGGAGACGAGGGGCCCGCAGCCCTGGCCATTGTGCGGGCATCCGGCGTGGACTGTGGCTTGTACCGGTGTGAGATCCGAAACCAGCACGGGGCTGCCTCCACGGACTTCACCCTCAGCCCCGAGG TCCTGTCTGGTTTCATCTCCAGAGAAGAAGGGGAAG TGGGAGAGGAGATCGAGATGACCCCCATGGTGTTCGCCAAGGGCCTGGCCGACTCAGGCTGCTGGGGGGACAAGCTCTTTGGGCGCCTAGCAAGCGAGGAACTTCGGGGCCAGGGCCGAGGGCTGGGGCTGCAGAAGGCATCACAGGCCAAGGTCATCTACGGGCTCGAGCCCATCTTTGAGTCGGGCCGCACGTGCGTTCTCAAGGTGGCCAGTCTTCTGGTGTTCGGGCCCGGTGGCGAGACCTCGCTCCTAGGCAGGAATTACGATGTGACCATCCAG GGCTGCAAGATCCAGAACATGAGCCGCGAGTACTGCAAGATCTTCGCGGCCGAGGCTCGTGCAGTGCCCGGCTTTGGGGAGGTTCCTGA GATCATCCCTCTGTACCTCATCTACCGGCCTGCCAACAACATCCCCTATGCCACGCTGGAGGAGGACCTGGGCGGGCCCCTAGAGACCCATTGCTGCCGCCACTGGACCAGCGCCGCCACACCCCAGGGCTCTGAGGCTGCACACAAGTGCCAGACGTTCCAGCACTGGCTGTTCCAGTGGACGAATGGCGGCTTCCTGGTCACCGACCTGGCAG GGGTCGGCTGGAAGATGACGAATGTCCAGATTGCCACCAAGCTTCGGGG GTACCAAGGCCTCAAGGACTGCTGCGCCCCTGCCCTGCTGGACCAGTTTGTGGCCTCCCACCGCTGCTCCCCATTCTGCACCATGCTGGGCTTGCAGCCTCTCAAAGCCCCCGAGCCAGCTCACGCCCTGGGCAAGGCCAAAGGCTCCAAGAGCCCCTCATCGGGCAGGAAGGGGCCCCAGCTGAGCCCCCAGCCCCAGAAGCGAGGCCCGCCCAGTCCTCAGGGCCTAAAGAAGATCCCCAAGGCCCGGCCGCAGCCCCCCGAGCCCAGCACTACTCAGCC GCCTCCAGTTCTCTCTCCCCACCGCCTGCTGACCCCCTTTGAGGTAGCGGCCCGTGGGCTCCTGG CTCTGTACCTGCAGGACTGGGGCCTGGCATCCAGCCTGGAGGTGGAGACTGGAA AGGGGTCAGATGTGAGTTTCTCAGCACAGCCCCCAAAGCTGGAGCCCCTGGAAACCAGGGACCCAGGGGGACCTCTGGAGAAGGGGGGGGGCAGCATTGTGCTTAGTGCCCAGGGCTGCCTGTACGGGAAGGCCTACCCACACCTGTCACTTTCTCCTGCACGTGTGGGCAACGGGGAGCCAAGTTGA